The sequence below is a genomic window from Colius striatus isolate bColStr4 chromosome 17, bColStr4.1.hap1, whole genome shotgun sequence.
TTGCCTTTGGAAGATTGTTCAAAGTAAGTAGCAGATGTACTGTaaatagatttctttctgaGAAGGGACAGTTATTTCCTTTCTATGTACTTAACACATCTTGAACTGGATGACAACCAGTGACACACTGGGGTGTGAGCTGCACACAGGAGGTTGGGTCTAgtttaggaagaagttcttgaATACTATGTAGCCTTACCCCTTCCCCTTTATGACCCTGAGCTGCCAGTTTGTCTCATGGTGTCACTGCCAAGGTCTTTTTCATGACAGAGAGGCTGCCTTTTGCAATGGACTTTAGCTTGGAAACAAACTTTCATTAGCTTAGAAAGCAGGAGAGTAACAAGTATTCTGCAAACAGCAAAGAACTGCTGGGTGAGCTGCTTGAAGGTCTGTGTGGAATATCATATCTTCATGAAAAACAATATGTTACAGCTTGAAACATACCCAAGGAATGTCTGTGTTGATCATTGCTCTTCCCTTGATCATGTGCAGCTGCCCCTATTTGTGAGACtgctcagtgccctcccaggCTGAGCTCTAGGTGCTCTTTTTCCCTATCAGGAGTTAGGACAGAGACTGTGTGGATACACGAAGCTTGCACCCTGTGCCTAGCACGGGGGGGGAATATTTGGAGAAGCTCAGCTCTCTTCATCCCTTTTCCTGTTGCCTTCAGGCCATAAAGGAGTCTTTGTGATAGCAGAAGGTTTCCCTGGTGCCCCCCCAACCCTGTGGGCTGAAAGAATCCTACCTGgagtggctttttttcttattcccaTGATGTTTGTCTCTCCAGATTTGGATTTGTGCAAGACAAATACTCGGCCTCTGCATTCAACTTCCCAGCTGAGAACAAGCCCCAGTATATCCATGTCACAGGTAAGCAATATTTGGCAGGCATTGGGGCAGGGAGGATGCTGATATAAACAAAAGAACGATTTCCCATGCAGTTTGTGTTTTGTCAGCAGTGTTGGTCCTCATCATGTCCTGAGTCAGATGACAAGTAAGTGCATCAGCCAACACACACCAGAAAGCTGGAGAGGCAGTATGAAAAGCACAAAATGCGGCTGCTAGTCAGTGGCCTTGGTTTAAAATCTTGCTTTCCAATGTCTCTGAAGGTTTTATTTCCAGGAGATGGAGAAATAAATAAGGCAGAGTTTACTCCAAGTGCAGCATAAATAAATGTGTATCTAGAAGCTAGAAGAAGGGAAAGGTGTTGGGACAAGTTCTCATGCCAAAGGTCTGTTGTAGGTATGTGGGTTGAGCTACACCATGTAGGAGATAAACTATTTAGTATCCACTTTTTCTCATTATCGTTATGTTCTTACAAATGTTGATGGTCTGTCAGCACTCCTAACTGAGCTCCATGCATGGCACAGTCCAGTAAAATAGCTTAGTATATTCTGAGGCATTGCTGGGACATGGAGACAATGACAGGAAGAGAGCTTTTGGAAAATGGCAGAAGAGAATGGAAACTGATGTCAAGCCAGGGAGATGGATCAGAGCTTACTTCTTTGCTTCATTCCCTTCAGCTAAGAGAAGGACAGGACTGAGTGTGCTCGCTCCCTGTGCTGTGAGTTGCAGGAAGAAGTAGCGTGTaaaagcaaaggaggaaaagatcCCACTTCATCTTGGTAGAAGGCAATTAAATGAAACTCAGTTCAATTAGTCACCTACCAGTGTGGGGCTTTGGATGTGCCCAAGACTGAAGTGCTCTGTGTTTCCTCCAGGGacagtgtttctgcagctgccGTATTCCAAGCGGAAGTTCTCCTGTGGGCAGCAGCGCCGCCGGCGCAACTCCACCAGTTCCACCACGCAGAACATGTTTTGTGAGGAGCGCATCGGCTACAACTGGGCCTACAACACGATGCTGACCAAAACCTGGAGGTCCAGTGCCACTGGGGATGAGAAGTTTGCTGATCGGTTGCTGAAGGACTTCACAGACTTCTGCTGGAACAAAGACAGTCGTCTGGTGTTGTTCTGGACCAACTGTCTGGATAAGATGCACGCCAGTGCTCCGTGAAGGAGGGTTGTATCTCTTGGGGAGACAGCTGGAAGCTTTACCTTGTGGCAAGGAAGTAGAAGTGAAGGATGGCTGGAAGAGAGCCTCTGTTGGATTCATCTTGAGGCTCCAAAAGGACCTGATCAATATTGCTGTTGATATTCAACAGAATTTGATTAAGTCCTTGGAAAAAGAATCTGAGCTGATGGCTTGCCAATGTCTGTCACCTGACCTCAGCTTTGGTTTCAAGTAGCTGCAGTCTTTGCTTGCCAAAATTTCAGTTAGAGCAGAGATAAAGGAGGGAGGGGGCAAGTGGTTTTCAAGGGCAGTTGGGTTCAGCACGGCATGTGATGGCAGCAGGTAACCATCAGCCAGTGTGCCTGAGAGCAGCCTGCCTCTCTGCCCTTTGAGCTGTACCTGATTGTGTGAATATGTAACATAAAATGGGAGAGACACTTGTTAAATTTCATACCTGTAAATaagtaaaaatgcagaaaatcaaGTGACCTCCTGTTTTGTTGTAACTCCACACAGCAATACAGAATGGGCGAGAGAAAGAGTATAATTGCCAACAGGAAAGTCTGCTTCTGTTGTCCAGCTCAATAATGAAATGCTCAAAGTTCACTGGTGAGGCTTTGTCCTTTGCTTTGTCCTTTAAGCATCCAGGACTTTCTGTCTCCAGCTCTGGGTCTAGAAcagtggagctgcaggagcaagAAGCCAGTTACTGTTCTGCAAGGCCAGCATCCAAGCCTAAGGAGAAATCAAGGGCAACTAAACACAcgctgctgctgatgggaggaACAGGGATGATGATGAGCAGATTCTTAGGATACGTCTGTGTACAGACAAGGGCCACAGCCTCGAGCACGGGCACCTTTGCTTTGTTGCACAAAGAAGGTTCATACATGGTGCAGGGACCTGGCCCGAAGTAGTTAAGTGTGGAGGGAGAGTGGTTTAGGACCTGGTAACACCGTTTGCGggggctgctggctgtggctgtgagaTGTTGCTGCTGTTACCTTATCTCGTGACGCTCAGTCGGCAGAGGGCTGACACGGTCTCAGCCGCGTTCAGATGCAGCTCCTGGAAAACCATCCCCGTTTAGTCTGACTCGCCTGTTAGTAAACAGTGCACCCCTCAGTTCACCTGAGCGTGTCCGAGTTACCAGCTCCGGTCTGATCCTCATTAACATCTCAAaagctgctctctgctctgAAAGCAACTTCCCGCGCCGGGTGCTGGCCCgtgtggctgtgccaggggccGGGGCCAGGCCGCctgcggggcgggggcggcggcagGGGCAGCCCCCAGCGCCGGCCGGCCCGGCGCCGCTCCTTCCCCTGCCCGCGGCTGCGGACGCGGTGAGCTCTGGGCCGGGGCTCGGCGCGGCGGCGGGTTCCGTCCGCCTCCACCTCGCAGGTATTGGGCAGCCTTTGCCCTCGCGGCCCGCGGGAGCCGGGATGGGGTATCGCCGAGGCGCGGGGCAGGCCCAGGAAAACGGGCCAAAAGCGGCCCCGACCGTCATTTGTTGCCGGTCGCTGCCGCCTGCGCCCGGCCTCTCCTGTGCCGTTTTGGAGGAAAACCTCAATTTGACCTGAACGTGTCTGGGCTTTAAGCTCCGGTGGCTTTAGCCGTACGTAGTGCCCGTTCGGGTACGGCGGCACCGCCGGGCGGGAGCGGAGGATGCAGCGGCACGTGGGGGTGCGCGACGGCGGCTCCGGGCTCACGGACAGACCGAACGGcgcgccggggccgccccgTGTGCGCTTCCCCACAGCCGCCCTCCGGCTTTAGCCTCCTTCAGCCGCCAAGCTTTGGGGCAAGTTTAACGTGCCTTTCTGAGCTCAGCTTTCTCAGCTCCAAACCTGGTGTGGCTTCAGCCTTCCACGGCTGCTTTAGGCCTGGTTTTATTTAAGTGTTTTGAGGTCGTTGAGCAGCTTTTAACAACACAGTGAATttctttcccttaaaaaaaaaagcataccaTAGAAACTAAAAATAGGAGATAATGGTTCTTCTCTAACCACAACTTTGTGCATTGCATGAGAAGGTTTCCAACAGGACGTAAGGATGAAGCGGTTCATGGCCATGTTAAGCAGGAATAAAAACAAGGATCCCCCTCCCACCAAGCTGCTGGATCTAGCAGGACAGCTTTGCCAGGACCTCCAGAGCTCGTCTCCTCATCTGGAGAAGCTGGTTGAGGCCATTCTGGGATGCAAACACAAGATACATTTTCTCACTAACATCCACATTGTCCGAGCTTGTGTGTTTGTTCATATCCGTAACAGGCAGCATGACACAGCCTGCAAGCTCCTGGAGGTAGGGATGTGTTCTTCATTTCTTCATGGAGACAAAAAGCAGCATTAGAAAAATGTTAGAGCAGTTGGTGCAGAGATACCCAAACTGCAGGACGTGGAGCGTTTCCAGCTGGCATACAGCAGTGGAAAGTGCTAGGTGCTGTGGGTTGACCTGAAACACAGGATAAAGCTTTTGCTACAGGCAGTTACTGTCAGTCAGCTGGGGGAAAAAGGGTAATGGGGTGATTGCAGGATTGGTTGTAGTTTGTGGGATATTTGTTCTTAAGTGTGGTGGTTCTTGTCACAAACTTGGGGCTCAGTACATAAAAGCCTTGGGGAAGCCAAGTTTAGAAGGCTTTCCAGGATGAGAAGATGTGAGGAAGGCTGGATGGCACCACTCAAGGTGAGATATTTTGGGCTCTAGACCTGGTATGTTCCCCAGGGAAAAGGGAGGCATTAGGCAGACAACTCCCTGGATACATTAGAGAAGGTACAGTGAGCCCTGTGCTTGGGTTATGCTGCCAGCTTTGTCAGACCAGGAGGAGCCTCTGAGTAAGTTTCTGGTTGTTAAGGGTTTCTCCTTTATAGGGAGCCTGACCTGGAAAGCTTAcatactgttttgttttagtgttgcaaggcagaagagaaggaggagctggtACAGCTTTGGCATGAGATTCACTACCAGAGAGTTATGGAGAAACACCACACAGATTTTCTGACACCACTGCAGAAATTCCGCTGCAGAAAGAGGTGCTGTAGCATGGGGGAAGCAAACTGGGgattttttctctgctgcagttAGCAGATGCAGGGGCCAGAGATGCAGAGGCTGGTTTTGCATCTCAAGGTGGCTGCTTCTTGGAGCTAagtttttcttggctttttgaCCACCTGTGGCAATGGGAGAAAATTCCCCTGAATGACTCTTTTTGAGTCCTTTTTAATCCAGTTTTCTCCTGTGTGCAGGAATCCCCCACCTGTTTCCCTTTGTCCTGAAGGTTTGAAGAGTCGCAACTATTCAGATGAAGTACGCCAGCAGTTGCACAGGTTTGCTGCAGAGGTcacaacaaacccaaacaagaaGCAGCGGGTAGGGAAATGCCACTGCCAGTCAGGTCTCCTTGTCACAAACAAGCACAACTCTGCATTCAGGGATCTATAACTAGTTTCATTCTAAAGCTTCCTTTTTAGGAGTGCCAGTGGGGTTGGGATTCCCCATGTGTGATCTTTCCCTAAAGGTTTCCTTAAAAATGGATCAAGTATGTGCTAAGTAATTTCACTTGCTTTGGACAGAAagatcaggggaaaaaagttccTCACTGGGCTTTTTAACAGTTCTAATTTTGTAGTGATTGAGCATAGGCAGTGAAACAGCCATTGCTCAGAAGAGCTACAGTACAGGGATGGGTGGTGACTCGGCTGAGTTATAGCTTGCATAAAATTGCCCTTGACTTCCCAGACTGGTTTTTGTTCTGTCTTATCACATTAAATTCACAGAAGTCACAAACGTGATAGGCTGTGTTGATGTGTGTATGTATCTACCTTTTTAGACAGGGCCAAATTTGTAGTGAATGTGACATATAAATGAATTCAGTAATCCCTGTGATTACCACCTTGCAAGGTGAAGGCTTTGGATTGCCTTTGTGGTGCTCAGTGTTTCCACTGCTCTTATATGAGGCAGCATGGCCTGATGATTCTGCAATGTGAAGATGATTTATTTCTTACCCTTTTCACAAAGCAGCAACAACTtccaaattttcatttaaaaaaaccacttgGAATTGGGAGCATAATGAAGGTACAAGCTTAAGTCCTAAATGGTGAGGACACAATGGTCACTTAGGCATTGATTTCTTCACCATGCAACCTCGTTATTTAATAGTTTAATACAGCAGGATTTTTTCTGTCACTGTGATGCAGATGTTTATACTGCTCAGAGTTTGTGAAAAGTATTGAATGTGGTACATGAGTTAGTGTTTATCCTGTTAGTGTCATGTTAGTGATGTAAAGCTGTCATTCTGTGGAAAGAGCATCAGGTGAggttttacatttaaatatagCAATATAAAATGGCAGTATATGGTTTCTTTTAGCAAACAAAGTGACTGGGGAGCAGGGTGGAATATATGTTTTCCAGCAACTCTAATGAGTTTATAAATTAGTCTCAATGGGATCCACACAGACTTATCAGAGACTTAGTGAGCAAACATCTCTGGGTCTGAAAGCTCTTTTGCTGGGCTGTTTTGAGAACTGAAGGGAAAAGCCTGATTATTTGGATGTGTGGTTTATTCTTTTACCCTTGATCTCTCCCCACACCTGGGTTCACAGGAGAGGCTGGCTCAGGACATGAACCTGCAGCCAAATCAGGTCTATAATTGGTTTGCAAATTATCGACGGCGTCAAAAATCCTCCCTCCTTCGTTTGGAAAAGCTCAACAACATGTGTTCTGAGAGGGCTTTGTCTTACCACACAAAGGAGCAGCAGGATAAAGGATCTTATGCTTCACAAACTGCAGGTTTGTCTCTTCCCTAATGATCTTTGTCTGTGGTCCAGAAAGCTAAAAAGCAGTTTTCAGTTCCCTCAGGAGGGGAAGGATATTCCTTCTCCAGAGTAACTTCTGTACACTGATGGACAAAGTGGACATAGGAGGACTCTGCTGAAGTAGGGTGCCTTGTTGTTTGGCCAGAGACTGTTGCTCTGTAGACAGAGCAAATATTGCTAAGGCCTGTGTGAGGACAGGTGAAAAGAGATGGGGCACtacacaaaagcaaacacacaggAGGCAAGTTTTAGCTCTCAGCTTCTGGGATCGGGGCAGTACTCCAGTAAAACTCAGTGTTTCTATGCCCCTTCCCAAAATCTTCACCACACTTCAGTCACAGGGAATAAGTCTTGCTGCATTTGGAATATTAGACTTGTTTAATTGCTTTAGCTTTTAGTAACTATTAGTGTTCCTTTACCTTCCTGGCCTGCATCTTTCAGATGGATCTCATGTAGACATCAGCTCTGAGCAAATGGAGATAACCCTCACGCCCTGTGACCCAGGGTGGGAGCAGTCAGCTGCAGATCTGGATAAGCCTCCTGAAGGAACGTATTTAAAGATGCTGGAATCCAGGTgatgtatgaaaaaaaatctttacagtgACAGTTGAGACATGAAGCAACCTTTAAACTCATTCATAGGACTGACAATCATGGCACTTCCTAGGGAACATCACTTAGGACATTTGACTTCATAGATGGGCATGGTCAATGCCCAGTATCAGGCAGGCACAACTTCTAGCAGTTAATCTCCCAGCTGTCAAGGGCAGGATGCAAAGGTTTAACTGGGGGGTCTCCACTCCTTGCAAAGCAATATGtctggctgattttttttctccattgttACAGCTTTATGCACAGCTGTGGGCTGTATGAAGTGAGGACAAACCAGGTTTTGTTGAGCACTCACAATGCTGAACAACCTGTAGCTTTTTGCACTGAGGCAATGCTGGAACCCAGATCctgcttcagctctgctgtgatGCAGCCCAGAGAAGCAggaagcagtgctgctgccagcccacagATGGATGACTTTGCCCTGTGCTCCTGCGGGTCCCTGGCTCTCCCCACTGGGCAGCTggccccatggcaggcccctgGCTGCACCACGGGCATCTCTGGCTCCATGTGGACCCCATGTATACAAGGTTGGTAAAACTACACCCAGACTAAGGACCTGAAGAGCATTCAAGCTTCTCTTCCCTTTGTGGTAAACACTCTTCCTCACTTACGTGGCTTCCTGATGCCATGACAGATGTGAGCAAGGCTCATCTTGAGCTCTACTCCCATAGTAGCTCAATGAGAAAGGTATTCAAACAGA
It includes:
- the ANHX gene encoding anomalous homeobox protein, yielding MKRFMAMLSRNKNKDPPPTKLLDLAGQLCQDLQSSSPHLEKLVEAILGCKHKIHFLTNIHIVRACVFVHIRNRQHDTACKLLECCKAEEKEELVQLWHEIHYQRVMEKHHTDFLTPLQKFRCRKRNPPPVSLCPEGLKSRNYSDEVRQQLHRFAAEVTTNPNKKQRERLAQDMNLQPNQVYNWFANYRRRQKSSLLRLEKLNNMCSERALSYHTKEQQDKGSYASQTADGSHVDISSEQMEITLTPCDPGWEQSAADLDKPPEGTYLKMLESSSCQTMFGKPHCPPVSAPFMEESQALGQSQVLEDPAGDPLTNDTFWAAWLLFEFSAGRRM